CATCGGGGCGAGCGTAGTGGCCCACCACGTCAAAATCAAACTTCGCCCGCACGACCTCGGCCATGTCCAGGTCGGCTACGAGCATGCCCTCCTCATCCCAGAGCGGCCCGGCCAGCACATCGCCCAGCGGCGACACGATTACACTTCCGCCGCGACACAGCACCTCCGGCTGCGCCTCCAGATCGGCTACGCCGGGCAGGTCCGGTGGGTACATCGCCCTGGTTACGTACTGATTGCACCCAAGCACGTAGCAACGCCCTTCCAGGGCAACATGCCGCATTGTCGCAACCCACCGCTCGCGGGCATCGGCTGTCGGAGCCAGGTAGATGTCCACCCCTTTGGCATACATCGCCATGCGGGCCAGGGGCATGTAGTTCTCCCAGCAAATGAGGCCGCCGACGGTACCGAAGGGTGTCGGGATCACGGTGAGGGTGCTCCCATCACCTTCGCCCCAGATGAGACGCTCCGCAGCGGTCGGCTTCAGTTTGCGATGCTTGCCCAGTACTCGGCCGTCGGGGCCGAAGTAGAGCAAAGTGCAGTAGAGGGTACCACGGCTGAATTGCGCATCGCGTTCCACAACACCGATCGCCAGGTACACCCCGGCACTCCGCGCGGCCTCGCCCAGTGCGTCGGTGGCCGGGCCGGGCACGTCCACGGCGTTCACCCAGTACCGCTCCCATGTCTGCCGGCCTTGGGGTGTACGGTCTCCGACAACGGTGCCGAAGCTCAGCCCACGCGGATAGGCGGGGAT
The sequence above is drawn from the Chloroflexota bacterium genome and encodes:
- a CDS encoding carbon-nitrogen hydrolase family protein, giving the protein MSKVDSSARVRVSVVQAAPILFDRDGSVEKACRLTAEAAAQGAQLVLFPEAFIPAYPRGLSFGTVVGDRTPQGRQTWERYWVNAVDVPGPATDALGEAARSAGVYLAIGVVERDAQFSRGTLYCTLLYFGPDGRVLGKHRKLKPTAAERLIWGEGDGSTLTVIPTPFGTVGGLICWENYMPLARMAMYAKGVDIYLAPTADARERWVATMRHVALEGRCYVLGCNQYVTRAMYPPDLPGVADLEAQPEVLCRGGSVIVSPLGDVLAGPLWDEEGMLVADLDMAEVVRAKFDFDVVGHYARPDVFQLIVNERPQPPATFE